The following proteins come from a genomic window of Clupea harengus chromosome 22, Ch_v2.0.2, whole genome shotgun sequence:
- the fam131a gene encoding protein FAM131A, with protein sequence MLLTALPQLNIKVEDPAHMLPKTRKALSIQEIAALARSSFNGISQVVKDHVTKPTAMAQGRVAHLIEWKGWSRPLDPPSATLQSHFSSYCHLTEGEQEARFAAGVAEQFAIAEAKLRAWTSVDEEDGDEEEYTDSCDEDNSKNNDLSLMTESTDATSSNPLSQTPCQAEIDSAEAQALSDCLSNPVGQGSFLESQPQFKREREWELRSSTEPNCLDEEEVEVEVEVEGGEEQQQAQPWGLHSGATCVPGPHRPSRRSLWSGGDSCYYSITSYSESGLSPEDEEEEEEEEGVEKGQGQDEEEGEDSVFREAIHCYNHCRSMSDTSGVVSFEEEEMEERKRVKL encoded by the exons GTTGAGGATCCTGCTCACATGCTTCCCAAGACAAGGAAAGCCCTCAGCATTCAGGAGATTGCTGCTCTGGCCAGATCTTCATTTAACG GCATCTCCCAGGTGGTGAAGGACCATGTCACCAAGCCCACTGCAATGGCCCAGGGCCGCGTCGCTCACCTCATCGAGTGGAAAGGCTGGTCCCGGCCTCTGGACCCACCCTCTGCAACACTGCAATCCCACTTCAGTTCCTACTGCCACCTCACTGAGGGCGAACAGGAGGCCCGCTTTGCAGCAG gtgTGGCTGAGCAGTTTGCCATAGCTGAGGCCAAACTCCGGGCCTGGACATCTGTCGATGAGGAGGACGGGGATGAGGAGGAGTATACTGATTCTTGTGATGAAGACAACTCCAAAAATAATGACCTCTCTCTGATGACTGAAAGCACAG ACGCCACATCGTCCAATCCACTGTCTCAAACTCCGTGCCAGGCTGAGATTGACAGCGCAGAGGCCCAGGCCCTCTCTGACTGCTTGTCCAATCCTGTAGGGCAGGGCAGCTTCCTAGAATCCCAGCCTCAGtttaagagggagagggaatgggAACTCAGGAGTTCCACGGAGCCAAACTGCCTtgacgaggaggaggtggaggtggaggtggaggtggaggggggggaggagcagcagcaggcccagcCTTGGGGGCTCCACTCCGGGGCCACCTGCGTCCCTGGCCCCCACAGGCCCAGCCGGAGGTCTCTGTGGAGCGGAGGAGACTCCTGCTACTACTCCATCACCTCCTACTCTGAGTCGGGCCTTTCCcctgaagatgaggaggaggaggaggaggaggagggggtggagaaaGGGCAAGGGCAGGACGAGGAAGAAGGTGAGGACAGTGTCTTCCGGGAGGCGATCCACTGCTACAATCACTGCCGGAGCATGTCTGATACCTCGGGTGTGGTGTCcttcgaggaggaggagatggaggagaggaagcgtGTGAAGCTGTGA